A window of Flammeovirga kamogawensis genomic DNA:
ACGTTCTTTCATGTTCTCACCAATAATAGCTAGAATAGAAAGGTTACCTTCTACTTCTACAGGGTTTACTTTACCCGATGCCATTTCGTTAAAGAACTCCTCTTCAATAATCTTTTTACCAGTTACAGCATCAGAAGGTGCTACAGCAAATGTGATAGAATGTTCTGAAGATGCCTGTGTAATCAAAATCATAGATACACCGCCTCTTGCTAATGCACCAAATAATCTAGACGATACACCAGGAACACCAATTAAACCACTACCTGATAAAGTGATTAATGAAATTTCTTTAATTGATGAAATACCTTTTACTGGCCAATCTTCTTGTCCTGACTTGGCAGTTACCAAAGTACCAGGGAAAGATGGATTAAAAGTATTTCTAATTCTTAAAGCAATGTTTTTCTTAATTGCAGGCTGCAATGTTGGAGGGTAAATCACCTTGGCACCAAAGTGAGACATCTCCATTGCTTCCTCATAAGACAATTGTTGTAAAGAGAATGCAGTAGGAACCACTCTAGGGTCCGTTGTCATTACACCATCAACATCTGTCCATATTTCAATTTCTTTTGCGTTTAAAGCCGCTCCAAAAATTGCTGCAGAATAATCTGATCCACCACGACCTAAAGTAGTTGTTTCACCACTTTCAGAAGACGCAACAAAACCAGTAATAATCTGCATTTTATCGTGATCTGCAAAATGCTTAGTTATTGCAGAATTAGTTGTAACAAAATCTACTTTAGCACCACCAAATACGCTATTAGTACGTACAACTGTACGAGCATCTAACTGCTCTGCAGGTACACCTTCTTGCGATAAATATTCAGCAATAATAAATGATGACAAGCGCTCACCGAAGCTTTGAAGAATATCAAGAGAACGTAAAGACAATTCTCTTAAAAGGAAAATACCTCTTAAAATATCCTCTAAATCGTTAAGTAAAAGCTTTACAAAAGCAATGGTTTTACTTTGTCTACGCACTTCAATTAACTCACGAATTGCGGTTAAATGCGTTGCTTCAATATCTTTTAACAATGATTTGTAGGTCTCGTCGCCTGACGCTGCTCTATTTCCTACTTCTATGAGCTTGTTCGTGATGCCACTCATCGCCGATACAACAACAGCAACTCTTTGTCCGCTTTGTTGATAATCGGAAAGGATACTGGCTACCTGTTGGATATTTTTCGCACTTCCAACTGATGTTCCTCCAAACTTGAGTACTTTCATCCTTTTCGTGTTTGCTAGTCCATTTGTATAAACAATTCGCAAAATAATGCGAGTTAGATTATAAAAGTAATATTAAAATACATGAATAGCCAACAATTTCATAAAAACTACATTTTTTAAGGAGTATAACTTCTTTTCTTAAGATTTGCTTTCTAAAATTTCAATAGTCATACTTGTAATACAATAACAATAAACACATACTACAACCGCATAAAAACACGCATGAAAACGATTATCATTTTAGGTGCAGGCCGTTCTGCGTCTTCTCTCATACACTATCTTTGCCAACACGCTAAAGCGAACAATTGGCAGATAAAAGTAGGCGATTTCCAGCAAGAATTGGCCGAAGAAAAGATCAAGGGGTTTGAAGATATTGCTTCAAGTTTTCAGTTTGACATCAACAATCCAACACACAGACAAGAATATATTGGGCAGGCTGATATTGTTGTTTCTTTATTACCTGCTAGGTTCCATATTGAAGCGGCTAGAGAGGCTGTAAAGCAAGGTGTTCCTTTAACTACGGCATCTTACATTACAGACGAAATGCAAGAACTTGATCAGGAAGCAAAGGACAAAGGAATTATTCTTTTGAATGAAATGGGACTTGATCCGGGAATTGATCATATGTCTGCGATGAAAATGATTGAGGAGGTTAAAGAAAAAGGCTATAGCATAGAAGGTTTTGAATCTTTTACGGGTGGTTTAGTTGCTCCAGAATCAGATAACAACCCTTGGAATTATAAATTTACATGGAACCCGCGTAACGTGGTGTTAGCAGGACAAGGTGGTACAGTTCGTTTTCTTCATAATGGGAAATATAAATACATCCCCTATCATAAATTATTTAGAAGAACAGAACGTATCGAAATAGAAGAATATGGCAAGTTTGAAGGGTATGCCAATAGAGACTCGCTGAATTATGTTCAAAAATACGGACTAGAAGGTGTACCTACAGTTTATAGAGGTACTCTAAGAAGACCCGGTTTTTGTCGTGCTTGGAACTGTTTTGTTACTCTTGGTGCAACAGACGACAGTTTTATTATGGAAGATACACAAGACATGACGTACCGAGAATTTATTAATTCTTTCTTGCGTTATAACCCTCAAGATTCTGTAGAATTAAAGTTGATGCAATACCTTAAATTGTCTCAGGATGATTTAGAAATGGATAAACTCATTTGGTTAGATATTTTTAGTGATAAAAAAGTAGGATTGCCAAGTGCTACTCCTGCTCAAATACTCCAAAAAATTCTAGAAGAAAAATGGTCACTTGATAAAAACGATAAAGACATGATCGTAATGTACCATAAGCTCTTCTACAAAAAAGGTGATGAAAATATCTTGCGCACTTCTCATATGGTTGTAAAAGGAAAAGACCAAACCTATACAGCCATGTCTGATACAGTTGGGATTCCGTTAGCTATTGCCACAAAATTAATTTTACAAGGTAAGATAACGAGAACGGGTACTTGTATTCCTGTACATAAAAATATTTACGAACCTGTACTAAAAGAACTAGAACAAATGGGTATAAACTTTACAGAAGAAGAATCTGTAATGGCTCCAGGAGAGGTTTCTAGTTTGTAAAAAATTAAAGCTTTTTTTGTTAGGTGAAGCTTTTCAGCTTCACCTTTTTTATTCTTGAATTTTTCTTTTCAGCCTCATAAATTATTACGTTATCTACTAAGTTTAGTCAATTTTCATACTAGCTTTTAATTTTTCAGGAGCACTAATCTTTCAACAGAAAATTATCTTTTTGCCCCTTTAGTTATTATTCTGTTTTTGTTATCAATAAATTCTAAAAAAGCTACTCCATAAAAAACCTCACAATTATTCTAAGTTCTTTAAAGAATCGTGCTGATTTTAGTAGTTTCTTCATTTCTTCTTCCTTTATTTGCAGCATTAAAAAACACATACTAAAATACATACATAAATGAACGAAGTTTTAACGTATGCCCTCTTGGCATTTACTTCCTTCTTTACGCTTATAAACCCTGTTGGTATTATGCCTGTCTTTATGACAATGACTAACCAATTGGAGAATAAAGAGCGTAAAAGAACGGCACTTCGAGCAACTTTAATTGCTTATTGTTTCTTGTTATTTTTTGCAATATCAGGTCAATCTTTATTTAAGTTCTTTGGTATCTCTATAGACAGTCTACGTGTTGTTGGAGGTATGATTTTCTTTTTAGTAGGTTTCGATATGCTTCAAGCAAGACTTGGGAGTGTAAAAGTAACTAAAGACGAAATTCATGAATATGCCAGAGATGTAGCTATTACTCCTCTTGCTATTCCTATTATTTGTGGTCCTGGTTCTATTGCCAATGCCATAATTTTAATGGATAACGCAGGTGATGACCCGATGAAAATTGGAGGCTTAGTATTAGCAATAACAGGAGTACTTACCATTACTTGCTTAAGTTTATTATCTGCAGGACCTATTATGAAAGTAATTGGCGATACTGGAAATAAACTAATGCTTCGTTTAATGGGATTAATAGTTATGGTAATGGCCGTAGAGTTTTTCTTTGCAGGTATTGGCCCATTAATTAAGCGTTTTATTGATGTTTAAATCAACTACTAATTGATATATTAAGAGGCAAAGTATTCGTATTTTGCCTCTTTTTTCATTATCAAAATTTAATTACAATTCACTACTTTTTCTCTTCTATCAATTGTTATAAAGTAGAAAAATACTTTTTTGGATAATTCACTACTTCTGGTATTATTTAAAATTTGAATTGTATTATCTTCACAGCTGTATCGTGACATATATTATAACGACTCTCAAATCAAAAATCTAACAACAAACATGAAAAATACTTTTCTCTTATTATTAATACTCTTTTTTTCTTTACCTATCTATTCACAAGACTTCCAATTTAATATTGATGAGCTCACTTTTAATTCTGAAAGAGAGAAAACTGTATTTATCGATTATAAAAAAGATTCTACTAACTTCTTGAACCTATTAGTTGAAATTGGCAATACAGGTAATAGCATTTCAGAACAAGCAACTGATAAATTAAATCAGTTATTTGCTACGTTAGAAAAATTAAAGGTTAGAGATAAAAAGCCTAAAAAGCAGGTTCAGATTATTTATAAGGAAGTGCACAACCAACTCTTTGCTAAATATATTGAGAACATCTCATTCTATAAAATTTTTGAAAATGGGGAATACAATTGTGCTACTGCTACAAGTATTTATGCATTGGTACTTGATCATTTTTCTATTCCTTATGCAATTAAAAAAACTCCTAACCATGTTTATTTACAAGCATACCCTAATGCTGAAAATATTACTATGGAGTCTACTTCTCCAAATAATGGCTTCCGTTTTTATTCTGATAAAACAAAAGAAAATCTTGTAAATACGCTGTTAGAAAATAAACTAGTATCTAAAAGTGAAGTAAATACAAAAGGTGTAAATGCTGTTTTTGATGAGTATTTCTTTAAAGATGAAAATATCACCTATAGAAATTTAATTAGTATTCTTTATTCTAATGAAGGGTTTAAAGAAATGGGAAATGAAGATTTCAAAATGGCTTTATCTGCGCTTCAAAAAGGATACTCTATTTACCCAAACAAACTTTATGAAGAAGTTATAGTAAATCTAAATCTTCAAATTTTAAGTGAGCAAGAAGAATACTCTCTAGAATATGCCAAACAAATTGTTTATTTAAGTAGATATATAGGCTATAATAATGGGTTAAAATCAGAAAATTTCTCATCAGAATTTAATTCTTTCCAAAATGAGTACATGATTAAAAAGCAGGATACGACTACTTACAAACAAATTTACGCAGTATTTCAGCAAATAGAAGATAGCATTATCCTTGATAAAATTAACTTTGATCATTATTCTGTTCTTGCATACCACTATTACGAAAATAAATTATTTGAAGAATCATTAGCTACTTGTGAAAAGGCATTAACGTTACAGCCTCAAAATTCTGAGATGTACAAAGTAGCTCTAAGTTCATGTGTTGAAATTATACTTTCACAATACACAAATAATTTAACCGAACGTATTGCTTTTATTGAACAACAGAGAGTACAATATCCATTTCTAGAGGATGAATTAAAATTGGAATTGTTAACCCTTGATGCACAATTAAATTTAAGCTTTGAATATATTCTTAAAAAGGACTTAACCTCTGCTAAAAAATATATTGCAGATTTTGAAAAAGTATTCGATCCTAAAATTCATTACGGAATACCGAAACAAAATGTAGTAGCATTGTATGATCATTTAGGAATGCTTTATTTTAAAAGAAGACAAACTACCAATGCAAAAAAAGCATTTTTAAAAGGACTTTCGTATTACCCTAACACCTATTCTCTAGAACAAAAAATAGGTTTCTTATAAAAAGAAAAAGCCATTTCAAATTGAATTTTGAAATGGCTTTTTTAAAGACTAATAATTCGTTACATGGAAATTATAATCTATTTTATCTAATCGTTTTCTCCCGCTATAAGTAACATATTCTACATAAAAAGTAAACTTCTTCATAGCGTAGTTCCCTTTTGGAATTGGTATTTCTAATACACCTCTTCCTTTAATCATAGGTAAGAAATATAAATTATCATCATCTGTACTACTTGTTCTTACTGGCTTTTTATCATCTTGAGCAATAAAAAACTTTACCCCTTTTCGTTTTTGAGATAACGTGAGTTCTAATACATATTTATCATATAAAGCTGTATCATCATTTTCTTTAATTAATATTTTAGGATATACTTTTAATAGTTTCCCTGACTTAGAATATTCTTTTAATCCAAAGGTTTCTTTGCCTTTATAATACGGAACATCAGATTTTAGTGTGCCGTCTTTATAGTAATAATTTCTGCGCTGCACCACATTATTGTCATAAAAAGCTTTCCTGTATATCGTTCCATCTTTGTAATATTCTTTTGCCATACCATGCTTAAAATCATTTACATAATCAATGGCTTGTCGAACATTCCCATTTTCATAATAAACCTTTGCTAAACCATTCTTTTTACCTCTTTGATAGTTTATTTCTGTACGTTTTACTTTAGTTCCAGAATGATAAGTAACGATTAAACCTTCTTTTGATTTTGGTTTTGTTTTTTTTGCTACTTCTGCTCTCTGAGGCATTTCAGAGTTATTATTTTCAGAGTTTTCGATGGTATCACAAGATAAAGTGATAATCAATGGCAAGAATAAGAATAAGAGTCGTTTCATGTTAGATTTTATAAATTGAAGTCACTGCTAAGATAATCAACATAGACTAAAGTATACTACTTTATTGAACTAATAATAATGAATTATAATTCTTGAAAATCTATTAGATTTATAAAGCAAAGTAAGCCTAAACTTCATCAAAATAAACAGCAAAATAATTTCTGATAATTATGACAACAAATAACATTACTTCTAAAAAGTATCCTTTTGATAACACTATAAGAGATTTCTTTCTAAAAAAACAGCTATCTAATTTCAATCAATTTACAATAGATAAAGAAAGTACTGAATACAATGGCTGTTCATTTTTTATAAATGAGAAGAAAATAATTTATAGAGATAGTAAAATTACGCCTAAGAAAATTGGTCAGTTTGTTACTTTTTGGAAGCGCGATAACCAAGGTATAACAACACCTTTTCATGAAGATGATAACATTGATTTTTATGTAATCAATGTACAATTCGAAAATCAGTTGGGGCAGTTTATATTCCCTAAAGATATTTTGATTAAAAAGGGAATTATTTCTACAAATCAGAAAGAAGGTAAACGTGGTTTTAGAGTATATCCAATCTGGGATAAAACTATGAGTAAACAAGCACTATCCACTCAAAAATGGCAAGTCAGTTTCTTTTATCAACATAAATAATATTTTTTTTTAATTTTTATAGGGGTTTTAAAATGGTTTTACCCTACTAAGAGTGAAAGCAATAAAATTTAAAAGAAACCATTATGAAAAATAAAGAAATAATTAAATCAGGAATCTTAATAGTAGCTACTACTTTTCTTGCTCTATTAACTGCTTTTAATTTAAATACTAGTGATAGAAAAGAAATTCAAAATAACCATGAGTGGGATGAACTTAAAGAAGTTGTAGTTGGTAGATGGGTACCTAATACTTTTGTTGTTCCTAAGGTAGATTTAAATCTGAAAGAATTTTTCTCTTACATTCCTGACGAATCTTGGGATTACATGAAAAAAATAGAGAATAATACTTTATCAAATGTTTTTCCTAAAGACGATCAAGAATATTTTGACGAACAAGAAAACCTTGTAAAAACATTAAGAGAACTAGGTGTAATTGTGCACCGACCAGATGAAATTGAAGTTGGTGTTATCGGAACAGCTCAATGTTACTCTCGTGATCCTATTATTACAGTTGGTAACAAATTTATTATTACCAATTTATATAACGAAAATCGCCGTCAGGAGACACCTAGTTATAGAAGAATTGCCCTAAATATGGCTAAAAATTACAATGGTGAAGTGGTAAGTATGCCTGCTTTAAAAGCTGGTTACCACAA
This region includes:
- a CDS encoding saccharopine dehydrogenase family protein, which gives rise to MKTIIILGAGRSASSLIHYLCQHAKANNWQIKVGDFQQELAEEKIKGFEDIASSFQFDINNPTHRQEYIGQADIVVSLLPARFHIEAAREAVKQGVPLTTASYITDEMQELDQEAKDKGIILLNEMGLDPGIDHMSAMKMIEEVKEKGYSIEGFESFTGGLVAPESDNNPWNYKFTWNPRNVVLAGQGGTVRFLHNGKYKYIPYHKLFRRTERIEIEEYGKFEGYANRDSLNYVQKYGLEGVPTVYRGTLRRPGFCRAWNCFVTLGATDDSFIMEDTQDMTYREFINSFLRYNPQDSVELKLMQYLKLSQDDLEMDKLIWLDIFSDKKVGLPSATPAQILQKILEEKWSLDKNDKDMIVMYHKLFYKKGDENILRTSHMVVKGKDQTYTAMSDTVGIPLAIATKLILQGKITRTGTCIPVHKNIYEPVLKELEQMGINFTEEESVMAPGEVSSL
- a CDS encoding MarC family protein, which codes for MNEVLTYALLAFTSFFTLINPVGIMPVFMTMTNQLENKERKRTALRATLIAYCFLLFFAISGQSLFKFFGISIDSLRVVGGMIFFLVGFDMLQARLGSVKVTKDEIHEYARDVAITPLAIPIICGPGSIANAIILMDNAGDDPMKIGGLVLAITGVLTITCLSLLSAGPIMKVIGDTGNKLMLRLMGLIVMVMAVEFFFAGIGPLIKRFIDV
- a CDS encoding toxin-antitoxin system YwqK family antitoxin, with product MKRLLFLFLPLIITLSCDTIENSENNNSEMPQRAEVAKKTKPKSKEGLIVTYHSGTKVKRTEINYQRGKKNGLAKVYYENGNVRQAIDYVNDFKHGMAKEYYKDGTIYRKAFYDNNVVQRRNYYYKDGTLKSDVPYYKGKETFGLKEYSKSGKLLKVYPKILIKENDDTALYDKYVLELTLSQKRKGVKFFIAQDDKKPVRTSSTDDDNLYFLPMIKGRGVLEIPIPKGNYAMKKFTFYVEYVTYSGRKRLDKIDYNFHVTNY
- a CDS encoding MepB family protein, which produces MTTNNITSKKYPFDNTIRDFFLKKQLSNFNQFTIDKESTEYNGCSFFINEKKIIYRDSKITPKKIGQFVTFWKRDNQGITTPFHEDDNIDFYVINVQFENQLGQFIFPKDILIKKGIISTNQKEGKRGFRVYPIWDKTMSKQALSTQKWQVSFFYQHK
- a CDS encoding dimethylarginine dimethylaminohydrolase family protein; translation: MKNKEIIKSGILIVATTFLALLTAFNLNTSDRKEIQNNHEWDELKEVVVGRWVPNTFVVPKVDLNLKEFFSYIPDESWDYMKKIENNTLSNVFPKDDQEYFDEQENLVKTLRELGVIVHRPDEIEVGVIGTAQCYSRDPIITVGNKFIITNLYNENRRQETPSYRRIALNMAKNYNGEVVSMPALKAGYHKDNVYLEGGDVFVAGNDIYVGISGNASNMKGVEWLQKELGNEYTVHPIPLKPNVLHLDCTLMLINKEQGIICKEDFIDFDAAPESLKNREWVEVKPEEAQIMATNGVVINSKSIIMSDAFPKVANRVREMGIDVKEIPFRKANYFGGGLRCSYQPIFRN